From a single Tautonia marina genomic region:
- a CDS encoding integrase core domain-containing protein: MSAPPGSPWGNAYSETFNSRLKDELLDREVFETPEAAKVILEDLRLDSNHQRQGLRITTGNLGNRLLWCNFEHYHEKYCVFSIIEVST; encoded by the coding sequence GTGTCCGCCCCCCCGGGGAGCCCGTGGGGGAACGCCTATAGCGAGACGTTCAACAGCCGATTGAAAGACGAGCTGCTGGACCGTGAGGTGTTCGAGACGCCGGAGGCGGCGAAGGTCATTCTCGAAGACCTCCGCCTGGACTCCAACCATCAGAGGCAGGGTCTACGCATCACAACAGGAAATTTGGGAAACCGATTATTGTGGTGCAACTTTGAACATTACCATGAAAAATACTGCGTTTTCTCTATTATAGAAGTTTCAACATAA